One window from the genome of Microbulbifer pacificus encodes:
- a CDS encoding MATE family efflux transporter, whose product MMTSYALDGFAHATESLVGRAIGRGSAVQFRRTTTAAGVWALGSALVVTAALLFGGSWILPLFTDIPAVLDTANAFYPWLCALPLVAVWSYQLDGVFIGAGKSRQMRDTMFVATVIVFLPCWWFTRQFDNTGVWLSLFLWFVARSLGLMVYFYNYTKNNYWL is encoded by the coding sequence ATGATGACGTCATACGCACTGGATGGTTTCGCCCACGCTACCGAATCCCTGGTGGGGCGCGCGATCGGGCGCGGTTCGGCGGTACAGTTCCGGCGCACCACTACCGCTGCCGGCGTGTGGGCGCTGGGATCGGCGCTGGTAGTCACCGCCGCGCTCCTGTTTGGCGGGAGCTGGATTTTGCCGTTGTTTACAGACATTCCCGCGGTATTGGATACGGCAAACGCGTTTTACCCCTGGCTCTGTGCCCTGCCCCTGGTGGCGGTCTGGAGCTATCAGCTGGACGGAGTGTTCATCGGGGCCGGCAAAAGCCGGCAGATGCGTGACACCATGTTTGTCGCCACGGTCATCGTGTTTCTACCCTGTTGGTGGTTTACCCGACAATTTGACAACACTGGCGTCTGGCTCAGCCTGTTTCTGTGGTTTGTCGCACGATCTCTCGGATTAATGGTCTATTTTTACAACTACACTAAAAACAACTATTGGCTGTAA